In Neofelis nebulosa isolate mNeoNeb1 chromosome 10, mNeoNeb1.pri, whole genome shotgun sequence, one DNA window encodes the following:
- the LOC131488048 gene encoding nascent polypeptide-associated complex subunit alpha-like, which translates to MPGEATETIPATEQELPQPQADTGSGTESDSDESVPELEEQDSTQATTQQAQLAAAAEIDEEPVSKAKQSRSEKKARKAMSKLGLRQVTGVTRVTIRKSKNILFVITKPDVYKSPASDTYIVFGEAKIEDLSQQAQLAAAEKFKVQGEAVSNIQENTQTPTVQEESEEEEVDETGVEVKDIELVMSQANVSRAKAVRALKNNSNDIVNAIMELTM; encoded by the coding sequence ATGCCTGGTGAAGCCACAGAAACCATCCCTGCTACAGAGCAGGAGTTGCCACAGCCCCAGGCTGACACAGGGTCTGGAACAGAATCGGACAGTGATGAATCAGTACCAGAGCTTGAGGAACAGGATTCCACACAGGCCACCACCCAACAAGCCCAGCTGGCAGCAGCAGCTGAAATCGATGAAGAACCAGTCAGTAAAGCAAAACAGAGCCGGAGTGAAAAGAAGGCACGGAAGGCTATGTCCAAACTAGGTCTTCGACAGGTTACAGGGGTTACAAGAGTCACTATCCGGAAATCTAAGAATATCCTCTTTGTCATCACAAAACCAGATGTCTACAAGAGCCCAGCTTCAGATACCTACATAGTTTTTGGGGAAGCCAAGATCGAGGATTTATCTCAGCAGGCACAACTAGCAGCTGCTGAGAAATTCAAAGTTCAAGGTGAAGCTGTCTCAAACATTCAAGAAAATACACAGACTCCAACTGTACAAGAAGAGAGTGAAGAGGAAGAGGTTGATGAAACAGGTGTAGAGGTTAAGGACATAGAACTGGTCATGTCACAAGCAAATGTATCAAGAGCAAAGGCAGTTCGAGCCCTGAAGAACAACAGTAATGATATTGTAAATGCTATTATGGAATTAACAATGTAA